One segment of Streptomyces sp. NA02950 DNA contains the following:
- a CDS encoding hemolysin family protein, with the protein MSLPVALFITVLLLIGSGFFVAAEFALVAAKHHRIDQAAAQGRRGARAALAGMRELSMMLAGAQLGITVCTLGLGSISEPAISHQIDPILHEVGLPSGLSYAIGFAVALVVVVFLHMVAGEMAPKSWAIANPERSAMLLAPAFRGLVRCVRPLIALFNTVSNALVRLCRVTPRDELISVHNREQLTHLVAESQRLGLISETDSGLITRSLTEPQTPVGTLQVPAERITDVPADADAEAILVAMAASDRTRLLVRDGSAVIGSLHARDAIVARARSRTVTARELARPVPVLRTRDSVAHAVEQLRQRRASLAVVHDADGCLTGLVSLDDLIVRLMAPQAT; encoded by the coding sequence ATGAGTCTCCCGGTAGCCCTCTTCATCACCGTTCTGCTGCTCATCGGCAGTGGATTCTTCGTCGCAGCCGAGTTCGCACTCGTTGCTGCCAAGCATCACCGCATCGACCAGGCCGCAGCGCAAGGCCGGCGCGGCGCCCGCGCTGCGCTCGCCGGAATGCGTGAGCTGTCGATGATGCTGGCCGGCGCCCAGCTCGGCATCACCGTCTGCACCCTGGGTCTGGGCAGCATCTCCGAACCGGCCATCTCCCACCAGATCGACCCGATACTGCACGAAGTGGGCCTTCCCAGCGGACTCAGCTACGCCATCGGCTTCGCCGTCGCGCTGGTCGTCGTGGTCTTTCTGCACATGGTGGCCGGCGAGATGGCGCCCAAGTCCTGGGCAATCGCCAACCCGGAGCGCTCCGCGATGCTGCTCGCCCCCGCCTTCCGGGGGCTGGTGCGGTGCGTACGCCCGCTGATCGCCCTGTTCAACACGGTCAGCAATGCCCTCGTCCGGCTCTGTCGGGTCACCCCGCGCGACGAGCTGATCTCGGTCCACAACCGGGAGCAGCTGACCCACCTGGTCGCCGAATCACAACGCCTCGGCCTCATCAGCGAGACCGACTCAGGACTGATCACCCGCTCCCTCACCGAACCACAGACCCCGGTGGGCACCCTTCAAGTGCCCGCCGAGAGGATCACGGACGTACCCGCCGACGCTGACGCGGAAGCCATTCTCGTGGCCATGGCAGCCAGCGACCGCACTCGCCTCCTGGTCCGCGACGGCAGCGCGGTCATCGGCTCCCTCCACGCCCGTGACGCCATCGTCGCCCGCGCGCGATCCCGGACTGTCACCGCCCGGGAACTCGCGCGTCCGGTGCCGGTCCTGCGGACGCGTGACAGTGTGGCGCACGCCGTGGAGCAGCTGCGGCAGCGCCGCGCCTCCCTGGCGGTCGTTCACGACGCCGACGGATGTCTGACCGGGCTGGTCAGCCTGGACGACCTGATCGTCCGGCTCATGGCTCCGCAGGCCACGTAA
- a CDS encoding acyltransferase family protein: MTREGSVLRAPLPPVQESGSGGPSRSRGSQRKGPATGSEPAKQRDAFFDNAKYMAIVLVAMGHAWEPLREDSRLAAALYITVYTFHMPAFIVISGYFSRSFDMRPDRLKRLITGIVVPYLLFETAYTFFKRRADDDPTFDFSLLDPWYLTWFLIALFVWRMTTPLWKIIRWPVPVALLMATAAAVSPDIGDDLDMQRVLQFLPFFVVGLCLKRRHFDLVRGIRARKLAVPVFACALLVAYWAAPRMNAAWFYRRDSAQELGAPWWDGVIMTGALFGCSIVLTACFFAWVPKRRMWFTILGSGTLYGYLLHGFLAKGSRFWDWYEVDWVHHPLGEATVTAIAATVITLLCTPPVQRAFRFAMEPKMPWAFRQDPNTSVDTAERTRATGT, encoded by the coding sequence ATGACGCGCGAAGGAAGCGTTCTGCGTGCCCCGCTGCCCCCTGTCCAGGAGAGCGGGAGCGGTGGGCCGTCACGTTCGCGAGGCAGCCAGAGAAAGGGACCGGCGACGGGCTCGGAGCCAGCGAAACAGCGCGATGCGTTCTTCGACAACGCCAAGTACATGGCGATCGTGCTGGTCGCCATGGGGCACGCCTGGGAGCCCCTGCGCGAGGACAGCAGGCTGGCGGCGGCGCTCTACATCACCGTCTACACCTTTCACATGCCAGCGTTCATCGTCATCTCCGGGTACTTCTCCCGCAGCTTCGACATGCGCCCGGACCGGTTGAAGCGCCTGATCACCGGCATCGTCGTGCCGTACCTCCTCTTCGAAACCGCCTACACCTTCTTCAAGCGCCGGGCCGACGACGATCCGACCTTCGACTTCAGCCTGCTGGACCCCTGGTACCTGACCTGGTTCCTGATCGCCCTGTTCGTATGGCGGATGACCACACCGCTGTGGAAGATCATCCGCTGGCCGGTCCCCGTCGCACTCCTCATGGCCACGGCGGCCGCTGTCTCGCCCGACATCGGCGATGATCTCGACATGCAGCGCGTCCTGCAGTTCCTCCCCTTCTTCGTCGTCGGCCTGTGCCTCAAACGCCGCCACTTCGACCTCGTCCGCGGCATCCGGGCCCGTAAGCTCGCCGTCCCTGTCTTCGCCTGCGCCCTGCTTGTCGCCTATTGGGCGGCGCCGCGGATGAACGCCGCCTGGTTCTATCGCCGCGACAGCGCCCAGGAGCTTGGCGCCCCATGGTGGGACGGCGTGATAATGACGGGCGCACTGTTCGGCTGCTCGATAGTGCTCACCGCATGCTTCTTCGCCTGGGTCCCAAAGCGCCGCATGTGGTTCACGATCCTGGGCTCGGGCACCCTGTACGGCTATCTGCTGCACGGCTTTCTCGCCAAGGGGTCCCGGTTCTGGGACTGGTACGAAGTGGACTGGGTTCACCATCCCCTGGGTGAAGCCACCGTCACCGCAATCGCCGCGACTGTGATCACCCTGCTGTGCACGCCGCCGGTACAGCGCGCGTTCCGCTTCGCGATGGAGCCGAAGATGCCCTGGGCGTTCCGGCAGGACCCGAATACATCGGTGGATACGGCTGAACGTACACGCGCGACAGGCACGTGA
- a CDS encoding helix-turn-helix transcriptional regulator, which produces MPQGDARRLPPRAYCASGAWPEAVMTEHHGARVAQAMAFRLQAALEERGWSVAHLSRVSGVARFTIAKALAGEAWPDLLTIANLEKALGCDLWPGRDV; this is translated from the coding sequence ATGCCCCAAGGAGATGCCCGCCGACTGCCGCCGCGCGCCTACTGCGCCAGCGGTGCGTGGCCTGAGGCTGTCATGACGGAACACCACGGGGCGCGGGTGGCCCAGGCGATGGCTTTCAGGCTCCAAGCCGCCTTGGAGGAGAGGGGCTGGTCCGTGGCCCACCTGTCGCGCGTCAGCGGGGTGGCCCGATTCACGATCGCCAAGGCGCTGGCCGGGGAGGCGTGGCCCGACCTGCTGACCATTGCCAATCTGGAAAAGGCCCTGGGCTGTGACCTGTGGCCGGGCCGCGACGTGTGA
- a CDS encoding DUF3662 and FHA domain-containing protein: MGVMKRFEQRLEGLVNGTFAKVFKSEVQPVEIAGALQRECDNNATIWNRERTVVPNDFIVELSTPDYDRLSPYSGQLGDELSGMVRDYAKQQRYTFMGSIKVHLEKAEDLDTGLYRVRSRTLASSESQNPQAAAAPARGGAGAPHQRPGGHGYPAQPAGAPPMPSAPPGARPVPRTGGTGVGVGPQPQGQTRRWIEINGTRHQISRPTLVLGRSTDADVRIDDPGVSRRHCEIRVGTPPTIQDLGSTNGIVVDGQHTTRATLRDGSRIVVGSTTIVYRQAEG; encoded by the coding sequence GTGGGAGTAATGAAGCGCTTCGAGCAGCGACTCGAAGGACTCGTGAACGGCACCTTCGCCAAGGTGTTCAAGTCCGAGGTCCAGCCCGTCGAGATCGCGGGCGCGCTCCAGCGCGAATGCGACAACAACGCCACCATCTGGAACCGAGAGCGGACCGTCGTCCCCAACGACTTCATCGTCGAGCTGAGCACGCCCGACTACGACCGCCTCAGCCCGTACTCCGGACAGCTCGGCGACGAGCTGTCCGGCATGGTGCGTGACTACGCCAAGCAGCAGCGCTACACCTTCATGGGCTCGATCAAGGTCCATCTGGAGAAGGCCGAGGACCTCGACACCGGCCTGTACCGGGTGCGCAGCCGGACGCTGGCCTCCAGCGAGTCCCAGAACCCGCAGGCGGCAGCGGCCCCGGCGCGCGGCGGAGCCGGTGCCCCGCACCAGCGCCCCGGTGGTCATGGCTACCCCGCTCAGCCCGCGGGGGCGCCGCCGATGCCCTCGGCGCCCCCCGGCGCCCGTCCGGTGCCCCGCACCGGTGGAACCGGAGTGGGCGTGGGCCCGCAGCCCCAGGGCCAGACCCGGCGCTGGATCGAGATCAACGGCACCCGCCACCAGATCTCCCGGCCCACCCTGGTGCTGGGCCGCAGCACCGACGCTGACGTGCGGATCGACGACCCCGGTGTCTCCCGCCGACACTGCGAGATCCGGGTCGGTACCCCGCCGACCATCCAGGATCTCGGGTCGACGAACGGGATCGTGGTGGACGGACAGCACACCACGCGCGCTACGCTCCGCGACGGCTCGCGGATCGTCGTGGGCAGCACCACCATCGTTTACCGGCAAGCCGAAGGGTGA
- a CDS encoding FHA domain-containing protein, producing MSELTLTVMRLGFLAVLWLFVIVAVQVIRSDLFGTRVTQRGSARRGAAPDRPQAPARQQTAPPPQRQQAGGRGRRGAPTKLVVSEGTLTGTTVALQGQTITLGRAHDSTIVLDDDYASSRHARIYPDRDGQWIVEDLGSTNGTYLDRTRLTTPTPIPLGAPIRIGKTVIELRK from the coding sequence ATGTCAGAGCTGACCCTCACGGTCATGCGGTTGGGTTTCCTCGCCGTACTGTGGCTGTTCGTCATCGTGGCCGTACAGGTCATCCGTAGCGACCTGTTCGGGACCCGCGTGACCCAGCGCGGTTCGGCGCGGCGCGGCGCCGCCCCCGACCGGCCGCAAGCGCCAGCGCGGCAGCAGACCGCACCGCCGCCGCAGCGCCAGCAGGCGGGGGGCCGCGGCCGCCGCGGCGCCCCCACCAAGCTGGTGGTCTCCGAGGGCACGCTGACCGGCACCACGGTCGCCCTCCAGGGGCAGACCATCACCCTCGGCCGTGCGCACGATTCAACAATCGTGCTGGACGACGACTACGCCTCCAGCAGGCATGCCAGGATCTACCCCGACCGTGACGGTCAGTGGATCGTCGAGGACCTCGGGTCCACCAATGGCACCTATCTCGACCGGACCCGACTCACCACACCGACACCGATTCCGCTCGGCGCGCCGATCCGCATCGGCAAGACCGTCATCGAGCTGCGGAAGTAG
- a CDS encoding PP2C family serine/threonine-protein phosphatase, with the protein MGSVVGKGLYPEPTGEVRMSLSLRFAAGSHKGMIREGNEDSGYAGPRLLAIADGMGGQAAGEVASSEVISTLVQLDDDIPGSDILTSLGSAVQRANDQLRVMVEEDQQLEGMGTTLTALLWTGQRLGLVHVGDSRAYLLRDGVLTQITQDHTWVQRLVDEGRITEEEAGTHPQRSLLMRALGSGDHVEPDLSIREVRAGDRYLLCSDGLSGVVSHQTLEDTLASYQGPHETVQELIQLALRGGGPDNITCIVADVLDVDGGDTLAGQLNDTPVIVGAVAENQVPLGDGGAAQTPAGRAAELGRSSRSVPQQGDTQGGFGPPGSGPDIGIAPEGSYGDHASGDLTKKSGRKTWAKRSLYIALGLAVIGGGLYGGYRWTQTQYYVGANGNHVAIYQGISQDLAWIKLNKVHEDHREIELKYLPTDQRGRVEDTIAVSNLGQARNKTKDLATLAGACRKADAQKKAEDRQKDLTGGEGRDSGGSGDDKAKPSADRTPGSGGPAQNDRNENEVQTRAAKATSKPTATPTPTKSPTPKPGPTLSEEERKLVPQCSSTQQ; encoded by the coding sequence GTGGGCAGCGTGGTTGGCAAGGGGCTGTACCCGGAGCCGACGGGCGAGGTGCGCATGAGTCTGTCGCTGCGTTTCGCGGCCGGATCGCACAAGGGCATGATCCGGGAGGGCAACGAGGACTCCGGTTATGCCGGGCCCCGGTTGCTCGCCATCGCCGACGGCATGGGCGGCCAGGCCGCCGGTGAGGTCGCCAGCTCCGAGGTGATCTCCACCCTGGTCCAGCTCGACGACGACATCCCGGGCTCGGACATCCTGACCTCCCTGGGCAGCGCCGTACAGCGGGCCAACGACCAGCTGCGCGTCATGGTCGAGGAGGACCAGCAGCTGGAGGGCATGGGCACCACGCTCACCGCCCTGCTGTGGACCGGCCAGCGGCTGGGCCTGGTGCACGTCGGCGACTCGCGCGCCTATCTGCTGCGCGACGGTGTGCTGACCCAGATCACCCAGGACCACACCTGGGTGCAGCGCCTGGTCGACGAGGGCCGGATCACCGAGGAGGAGGCGGGCACCCACCCGCAGCGCTCCCTGCTGATGCGCGCCCTGGGCAGCGGCGACCATGTCGAGCCGGATCTGTCCATCCGTGAGGTCCGGGCCGGGGACCGCTATCTGCTCTGCTCCGACGGTCTGTCCGGAGTGGTCAGCCACCAGACGCTCGAGGACACCCTCGCCAGCTACCAGGGCCCCCACGAGACCGTGCAGGAGCTGATCCAGCTCGCTCTGCGCGGCGGCGGCCCCGACAACATCACGTGCATCGTCGCCGACGTCCTGGACGTGGACGGCGGCGACACCCTGGCCGGGCAGCTCAACGACACTCCGGTGATCGTGGGCGCGGTCGCCGAGAACCAGGTCCCCCTGGGGGACGGCGGCGCCGCACAGACCCCCGCGGGCCGTGCGGCCGAGCTCGGGCGGTCCAGCCGGTCCGTTCCGCAGCAGGGCGACACCCAGGGCGGCTTCGGCCCTCCCGGAAGCGGGCCGGACATCGGCATCGCGCCCGAGGGCAGCTACGGGGACCACGCCAGCGGCGACCTGACCAAGAAGAGCGGCCGCAAGACGTGGGCCAAGCGCTCGCTGTACATCGCGCTGGGCCTGGCCGTGATCGGCGGCGGGCTCTACGGCGGCTACCGCTGGACCCAGACCCAGTACTACGTGGGCGCCAATGGCAACCATGTCGCGATCTACCAGGGCATCAGCCAGGACCTCGCCTGGATCAAGCTCAACAAGGTCCATGAGGACCACCGCGAGATCGAACTCAAGTACCTCCCGACCGACCAGCGCGGCCGGGTGGAGGACACCATCGCGGTCAGCAATCTCGGCCAGGCCCGGAACAAGACCAAGGACCTCGCCACCCTCGCCGGGGCCTGCCGGAAGGCGGACGCCCAGAAGAAGGCCGAGGACCGGCAGAAGGACCTCACCGGCGGTGAGGGCCGGGACAGCGGCGGCTCCGGGGACGACAAGGCGAAGCCCAGTGCCGACAGAACCCCCGGGAGCGGCGGGCCGGCGCAGAACGACCGCAATGAGAACGAGGTGCAGACCCGGGCCGCCAAGGCCACCTCCAAGCCGACAGCGACACCGACGCCGACGAAGTCTCCCACTCCGAAGCCCGGCCCCACCCTTTCGGAGGAGGAGAGGAAGTTGGTCCCGCAATGCAGCAGCACTCAGCAGTGA
- a CDS encoding FtsW/RodA/SpoVE family cell cycle protein, whose product MSSTSNTTTISTVGPPSRRNTELAMLVFAVIIPVFAYANAGLALSDEMPSGMLSYGIGLGLLAGVGHLVVRKFAPYADPLLLPIATLLNGLGLVIIWRLDQSKRLAARAESIGQVYAAAAPKQLMYSAMGVALFVAVLILLKDHRILQRYTYISMAAALVLLVMPVFFPAKFGARIWVTVGSFSIQPAEFAKIVIAVFFAGYLMVKRDALALASRRFMGLYLPRGRDLGPILVVWGMSILILVFETDLGTSLLFFGMFVVMLYVATERTSWIVFGLLMSAAGAVGVATFEPHVQQRVDAWLDPFAAFKNGTSDQIAQALMSFGSGGVFGTGLGQGNSDLIGFAANSDFILATVGEELGLAGTMAFLLLYGLIVERGVRTALAARDPFGKLLAIGLSAAFAIQIFVVAGGVMGLIPLTGMTMPFLAYGGSSVLANWALVAILIKISDTARRPAPTPAPSTDAEMTQVVRP is encoded by the coding sequence ATGAGCAGCACCTCCAACACCACCACGATCAGCACGGTGGGGCCGCCCAGCCGGCGCAACACCGAGCTCGCCATGCTGGTCTTCGCGGTGATCATTCCGGTCTTCGCCTACGCCAACGCGGGCCTGGCGCTCAGCGACGAGATGCCCTCGGGCATGCTCAGCTACGGCATCGGGCTCGGTCTGCTGGCCGGGGTCGGCCACCTCGTGGTGCGGAAGTTCGCACCGTACGCCGACCCCCTGCTGCTGCCGATCGCCACCCTGCTCAACGGGCTGGGACTGGTGATCATCTGGCGGCTCGACCAGTCCAAGCGGCTGGCCGCGCGGGCCGAGAGCATCGGCCAGGTCTACGCGGCCGCCGCCCCCAAGCAGCTGATGTACTCGGCGATGGGTGTCGCCCTCTTCGTGGCCGTGCTGATCCTGCTCAAGGACCACCGGATCCTCCAGCGCTACACCTACATCTCCATGGCCGCGGCGCTGGTGCTGCTGGTCATGCCGGTGTTCTTCCCCGCCAAGTTCGGTGCCCGCATCTGGGTCACCGTGGGCAGTTTCTCCATCCAGCCGGCCGAGTTCGCGAAGATCGTCATCGCGGTCTTCTTCGCCGGATATCTCATGGTGAAACGGGACGCGCTGGCACTCGCCAGCCGCCGCTTCATGGGTCTGTACCTGCCGCGCGGCCGTGACCTCGGGCCGATCCTCGTCGTCTGGGGCATGAGCATCCTCATCCTCGTCTTCGAGACCGACCTCGGTACCTCGCTGCTGTTCTTCGGCATGTTCGTGGTGATGCTCTATGTGGCGACCGAGCGCACCAGCTGGATCGTCTTCGGTCTGCTGATGTCCGCGGCCGGCGCCGTCGGTGTCGCCACCTTCGAGCCGCACGTCCAGCAGCGTGTGGACGCCTGGCTCGACCCGTTCGCGGCCTTCAAGAACGGCACCAGTGACCAGATCGCCCAGGCGCTGATGTCCTTCGGCTCCGGCGGTGTCTTCGGCACCGGTCTGGGCCAGGGCAACTCGGACCTGATCGGCTTCGCCGCCAACTCGGACTTCATCCTCGCCACCGTCGGCGAGGAGCTGGGTCTGGCCGGCACCATGGCGTTCCTGCTGCTGTACGGCCTGATCGTGGAGCGGGGCGTACGGACCGCCCTGGCCGCCCGCGACCCGTTCGGCAAGCTGCTCGCGATCGGCCTGTCCGCGGCCTTCGCCATCCAGATCTTCGTGGTGGCGGGAGGTGTGATGGGGCTCATCCCGCTGACCGGTATGACCATGCCGTTCCTCGCGTACGGCGGTTCCTCGGTGCTCGCCAACTGGGCCCTGGTCGCGATCCTCATCAAGATCAGCGACACGGCGCGCCGCCCCGCTCCGACGCCCGCTCCGTCGACAGACGCCGAGATGACTCAGGTGGTCCGCCCGTGA